A region of Streptomyces sp. NBC_01788 DNA encodes the following proteins:
- a CDS encoding acyl-CoA thioesterase, producing the protein MTEQASTAESEISDIPGKPTSASRTTLSHIMTHNDTNLLGTVHGGVIMKLVDDAAGAVAGRHSGGPAVTASMDEMVFLEPVRVGDLVHVKAQVNWTGRTSMEVGVRVLAERWNESTPTTRVGSAYLVFTAVDADGKPRPVPPVQPETDRDRRRYQEAQIRRTHRLARRRAIKELRERRAAEGFED; encoded by the coding sequence ATGACAGAGCAGGCCTCCACCGCTGAGTCCGAGATATCGGATATCCCCGGCAAGCCGACTTCGGCGTCCCGGACCACCCTGAGCCACATCATGACCCACAACGACACCAACCTGCTGGGGACGGTGCACGGCGGCGTGATCATGAAGCTGGTCGACGACGCGGCGGGTGCGGTGGCCGGCCGGCACAGCGGCGGACCCGCCGTCACGGCGTCCATGGACGAGATGGTGTTCCTCGAACCGGTCCGGGTCGGCGACCTTGTCCATGTCAAGGCCCAGGTCAACTGGACCGGTCGCACCTCCATGGAGGTCGGTGTGCGGGTCCTCGCCGAACGCTGGAACGAGTCCACCCCGACCACCCGGGTCGGCTCGGCCTACCTGGTCTTCACCGCCGTGGACGCCGACGGCAAGCCGCGCCCCGTGCCGCCGGTGCAGCCCGAGACCGACCGGGACCGGCGGCGCTACCAGGAGGCCCAGATCCGCCGCACCCACCGCCTGGCCCGCCGCCGCGCCATCAAGGAACTGCGCGAGAGGCGCGCCGCCGAGGGCTTCGAGGACTGA
- a CDS encoding glycosyltransferase family 2 protein, with protein MNAKPDVRLPAVSVIMPVLNEERHLRGAVEAILAQEYDGEMEVVIALGPSTDRTDEIAAGLVADDPRVHTVPNPTGRTPAALNAAIKASRHPIVVRVDGHGMLSPDYIATAVRLLEETGAQNVGGIMHAEGENAWEHAVAAAMTSKIGVGNAAFHTGGQAGPAETVYLGVFRRAALEQQGGYNEEFIRAQDWELNFRIREAGGLIWFSPELRVSYRPRPNVRALAKQYKDYGRWRHVVARYHQGSINLRYLAPPAAVCAIAAGIVAGAALTPWALVVPGGYLAAIAAGSLPAGKGLPLAARLRIPVALATMHMSWGWGFLTSPKSLARRVIAARRPAVPAAD; from the coding sequence ATGAACGCCAAGCCCGACGTGCGGCTCCCCGCCGTTTCTGTGATCATGCCCGTCCTCAACGAGGAACGGCACCTGCGCGGAGCCGTCGAAGCGATCCTTGCGCAGGAGTACGACGGCGAGATGGAGGTGGTCATCGCCCTCGGTCCGTCCACGGACCGCACGGACGAGATCGCCGCCGGGCTCGTGGCCGACGACCCGCGCGTGCACACGGTCCCGAATCCCACCGGCCGCACCCCCGCCGCGCTCAACGCCGCGATCAAGGCCTCCCGCCATCCGATCGTGGTCCGGGTCGACGGCCACGGGATGCTCTCGCCGGACTACATCGCCACGGCGGTGCGGCTGCTCGAGGAGACCGGCGCGCAGAACGTCGGCGGCATCATGCATGCCGAGGGCGAGAACGCCTGGGAGCACGCCGTCGCCGCCGCCATGACCTCGAAGATCGGGGTGGGCAACGCCGCCTTCCACACCGGCGGCCAGGCCGGCCCGGCCGAAACGGTCTATCTGGGTGTCTTCCGCCGTGCGGCCCTTGAGCAACAGGGCGGCTACAACGAGGAGTTCATCCGGGCCCAGGACTGGGAACTCAACTTCCGCATCCGCGAGGCGGGCGGCCTGATCTGGTTCTCGCCCGAACTGCGGGTGTCCTACCGGCCCCGCCCGAACGTGCGGGCGCTCGCCAAGCAGTACAAGGACTACGGCCGCTGGCGGCACGTGGTCGCCCGCTACCACCAGGGCTCCATCAACCTGCGCTACCTCGCCCCGCCGGCCGCGGTCTGCGCCATCGCGGCGGGCATCGTGGCGGGCGCCGCCCTGACCCCGTGGGCCCTGGTGGTCCCCGGCGGCTACCTGGCGGCGATCGCCGCCGGCTCGCTCCCCGCGGGCAAGGGCCTTCCCCTGGCGGCCCGGCTGCGCATCCCGGTCGCCCTGGCCACGATGCACATGTCCTGGGGCTGGGGCTTCCTGACCAGCCCCAAGTCCCTGGCCCGGAGGGTCATCGCCGCACGACGTCCGGCGGTCCCCGCCGCCGACTGA
- a CDS encoding LCP family protein, with translation MSDWPQGRSGGDRGPRYGRGSAGATPEGARVMRQVRRGGPGGPAGQGGYPGPGGPGSSAPPYGIPQQPSYVGGGGYDDPGGHDGYNSGHVYGGPGGPGGGDPRGYRPAPNWRRRFKWSVITLVTLLVVTSVATYFWADSKLRREVDLSKVIDRPEAGKGTNYLIVGSDSREGMSSQQKKDLHTGSAEGKRTDSMMILHVGDNGDTLISLPRDSNVTIPQFRGSESGKIKGPLGANKLNAAYAFDGPELLVRTVEYNTGLHIDHYVEIGFAGFANIVDAVGGVELTIDKGFQDKYSGADFKAGKQTLDGRQALAFVRTRHAFAASDLERTKNQQKFLAALAHEVATPSTVMNPFKLYPTLGAGLDSLIVDKDMSLWNLASMFWAMKNVSGGDGTSMNMPISGSTGGNLVWDMPKVKTLVNELKNDEKVTVTGN, from the coding sequence ATGAGTGATTGGCCCCAGGGGCGGTCCGGCGGCGACCGTGGACCCCGATACGGACGCGGCAGCGCCGGCGCGACGCCGGAAGGGGCGCGTGTGATGCGCCAGGTACGGCGTGGCGGCCCGGGTGGCCCCGCAGGGCAGGGCGGGTATCCGGGACCCGGCGGCCCCGGCTCCTCGGCACCGCCGTACGGCATCCCGCAGCAGCCGTCCTACGTCGGCGGAGGGGGGTACGACGATCCCGGCGGCCACGACGGCTACAACTCCGGCCACGTCTACGGCGGTCCCGGCGGACCGGGCGGCGGTGACCCGCGCGGCTACCGTCCCGCGCCGAACTGGCGCCGCCGCTTCAAGTGGTCCGTGATCACCCTGGTCACGCTGCTGGTGGTGACCTCGGTCGCGACCTACTTCTGGGCCGACTCCAAGCTCCGCCGCGAGGTCGACCTGTCCAAGGTCATCGACCGCCCGGAGGCCGGCAAGGGCACGAACTACCTGATCGTCGGCTCCGACAGCCGCGAGGGCATGTCCTCGCAGCAGAAGAAGGACCTGCACACGGGGTCAGCCGAGGGCAAGCGCACGGACTCGATGATGATCCTGCACGTCGGCGACAACGGCGACACGCTGATATCCCTGCCGCGCGACTCCAACGTCACGATCCCGCAGTTCCGCGGCTCGGAGTCCGGCAAGATCAAGGGCCCGCTCGGAGCGAACAAGCTGAACGCGGCCTACGCCTTCGACGGCCCGGAGCTGCTGGTCCGCACCGTCGAGTACAACACCGGACTGCACATAGACCACTACGTGGAGATCGGCTTCGCCGGCTTCGCGAACATCGTGGACGCGGTCGGCGGCGTGGAACTCACCATCGACAAGGGCTTCCAGGACAAGTACTCGGGCGCCGACTTCAAGGCGGGCAAGCAGACGCTGGACGGCCGGCAGGCCCTGGCCTTCGTCCGCACCCGGCACGCCTTCGCCGCCTCCGACCTGGAGCGCACCAAGAACCAGCAGAAGTTCCTCGCCGCGCTGGCCCACGAGGTGGCGACCCCCTCGACCGTCATGAACCCGTTCAAGCTCTACCCGACGCTGGGCGCGGGCCTGGACTCCCTGATCGTCGACAAGGACATGAGCCTGTGGAACCTGGCCTCCATGTTCTGGGCGATGAAGAACGTCAGCGGCGGCGACGGCACCTCCATGAACATGCCGATATCCGGCTCCACCGGCGGCAATCTCGTCTGGGACATGCCGAAGGTCAAGACTCTGGTCAACGAGCTGAAGAACGACGAGAAGGTCACGGTCACGGGCAACTGA
- a CDS encoding four-helix bundle copper-binding protein, with protein sequence MTQPGTMTPMSKEMQDCVQACMSCHTVCEEAMSGCMQMGGQAQMQIMRAIMDCSEMTRMCADMIMRRSPMAAEMCAMCAKACDMCAEACMSMPDDKMMMRCAEACRRCAEMCRAMASVRM encoded by the coding sequence ATGACCCAGCCCGGAACCATGACCCCCATGAGCAAGGAGATGCAGGACTGCGTCCAGGCCTGCATGTCGTGCCACACCGTCTGCGAGGAGGCCATGAGTGGCTGCATGCAGATGGGCGGCCAGGCGCAGATGCAGATCATGCGCGCGATCATGGACTGCTCCGAGATGACCCGCATGTGCGCGGACATGATCATGCGCCGCTCGCCGATGGCGGCCGAGATGTGCGCGATGTGCGCCAAGGCCTGCGACATGTGTGCCGAGGCGTGTATGTCCATGCCCGACGACAAGATGATGATGCGCTGCGCGGAGGCGTGTCGCCGCTGCGCGGAGATGTGCCGGGCGATGGCGAGCGTCAGGATGTGA
- a CDS encoding LCP family protein, with amino-acid sequence MPTTPSRPRPRSPRPPQRRPAPPRPARVPYASVPRKRPRWAMRAATTLSVVVLASAGIGHAVVSSLDADIARVDPFKDMKNRPRAGHGMNVLLVGTDGRDRISEQERRQYRLGGQACHCTDTMMIVHVSQDRQRASVVSLPRDSYAELPGHVDQNSGRRHGPHPVKLNAAYAEGGPHLTVRTVEDLTRLKIDHYLEVDFTTFMRTVDVLGGVQICTSEPMRDSYSGLDLAAGTHTLSGGQALQYVRSRHVDGASDLGRMKRQQHFLAALIERAASSRVLLNPMKFRNVALTVLGSVRADQGFHTDELLDLGRAMRNFSPSSSEFTTVPIAQPSYPVKGLGSTVKWDRTKADRLFQALREDRPLTVRRPRPANPPVAVQVAPQQIRVQVENGTAGAGLGNRVDEALAAAGFRTTGAPADAQDRTARRTVVVYDPRWDRSAKSLAAALPGSELRAVPGQGATLKVIAGSDYRRVRPVRVEDPEQGAAMVMTGDEVLCG; translated from the coding sequence ATGCCCACCACGCCGTCCCGGCCCCGCCCGCGGTCACCGCGACCCCCGCAGCGCCGCCCCGCACCGCCGCGGCCGGCCCGGGTCCCGTACGCGTCCGTACCGAGGAAAAGACCGCGCTGGGCCATGCGAGCGGCGACCACGCTGTCGGTGGTGGTGCTCGCATCCGCCGGGATCGGGCACGCGGTGGTCTCCAGCCTGGACGCGGACATCGCCCGGGTCGACCCCTTCAAGGACATGAAGAACCGCCCGCGTGCGGGCCACGGCATGAACGTCCTGCTGGTCGGCACCGACGGCCGGGACCGGATCAGTGAGCAGGAGCGGCGCCAGTACCGGCTGGGCGGCCAGGCCTGCCACTGCACCGACACGATGATGATCGTGCATGTGTCGCAGGACCGGCAGCGGGCCAGCGTGGTGAGCCTGCCCCGGGACTCCTACGCCGAGCTGCCCGGCCACGTCGACCAGAACTCCGGCCGGCGGCACGGACCGCACCCCGTCAAGCTCAACGCGGCGTACGCGGAGGGCGGGCCCCATCTGACCGTGCGCACGGTCGAGGACCTGACCCGTCTGAAGATCGACCACTATCTGGAGGTGGACTTCACCACCTTCATGCGGACCGTGGACGTCCTCGGCGGGGTGCAGATCTGCACCTCCGAACCGATGCGGGACAGCTACTCCGGCCTGGACCTGGCCGCCGGCACGCACACGCTCTCCGGCGGCCAGGCCCTGCAGTACGTCCGCTCCCGGCACGTCGACGGGGCCAGCGACCTGGGCCGGATGAAGCGCCAGCAGCACTTCCTGGCCGCCCTGATCGAGCGGGCGGCCTCCTCCCGGGTGCTGCTGAACCCCATGAAGTTCCGGAACGTGGCGCTGACCGTGCTGGGCTCGGTGCGGGCGGACCAGGGGTTCCACACCGACGAGCTGCTGGACCTCGGGCGGGCGATGCGGAACTTCTCCCCGTCCTCCTCGGAGTTCACCACCGTCCCGATCGCGCAGCCGTCGTATCCCGTCAAGGGCCTCGGCTCGACGGTGAAGTGGGACCGGACCAAGGCCGACCGCCTCTTCCAGGCGCTGCGCGAGGACCGGCCGCTGACCGTGCGCCGGCCGCGGCCTGCGAACCCTCCGGTGGCCGTGCAGGTCGCCCCGCAGCAGATCCGCGTCCAGGTGGAGAACGGCACCGCCGGTGCCGGGCTCGGCAATCGGGTGGACGAGGCGCTGGCCGCGGCCGGGTTCCGTACGACGGGGGCGCCCGCGGACGCCCAGGACCGCACCGCGCGGCGGACGGTCGTGGTCTACGACCCCCGGTGGGACCGGTCGGCGAAGTCGCTCGCCGCGGCGCTGCCGGGCAGTGAGCTGCGGGCCGTGCCGGGGCAGGGGGCCACGCTCAAGGTGATCGCGGGAAGCGACTACCGCCGGGTGCGCCCGGTGCGGGTGGAGGACCCGGAGCAGGGCGCCGCGATGGTCATGACGGGCGACGAGGTGCTGTGCGGCTGA
- a CDS encoding acyl-CoA dehydrogenase, with translation MAGSADFDLYRPSEEHGMLRDAVRSLAEAKIAPYAAVVDEEARFPQEALEALVANDLHAVHVPEEYGGAGADALATVVVIEEVARVCASSSLIPAVNKLGSLPVMLSGSEELKKRYLTPLAKGNAMFSYCLSEPDAGSDAAGMKTKAVREGDTYVLNGVKRWITNAGVSDFYTVMAVTDPDKRSKGISAFVVEKSDPGVSFGAPEKKLGIKGSPTREVYLDNVRIPADRMIGAEGTGFATAMKTLDHTRITIAAQALGIAQGALDYAKGYVKERKQFGKPIADFQGIQFMLADMAMKIEAARNLTYAAAAKSERGDSDLTFQGAAAKCFASDVAMEVTTDAVQLLGGYGYTRDYPVERMMRDAKITQIYEGTNQVQRIVMARNLP, from the coding sequence TTGGCCGGATCGGCTGACTTCGACCTGTACCGCCCGTCGGAGGAGCACGGCATGCTCCGCGACGCCGTCCGCTCGCTGGCCGAGGCGAAGATCGCGCCGTACGCCGCCGTGGTGGACGAGGAGGCCCGCTTCCCGCAGGAGGCCCTGGAGGCGCTGGTCGCCAACGACCTGCACGCGGTGCACGTGCCCGAGGAATACGGCGGCGCCGGCGCGGACGCCCTCGCGACGGTCGTCGTGATCGAGGAGGTGGCCCGCGTGTGCGCGTCCTCCTCCCTCATCCCGGCCGTGAACAAGCTGGGCTCGCTGCCGGTGATGCTCTCCGGTTCCGAGGAGCTGAAAAAGCGGTACCTGACCCCGCTCGCCAAGGGCAACGCGATGTTCTCGTACTGCCTGTCCGAGCCGGACGCGGGCTCCGACGCGGCCGGCATGAAGACCAAGGCGGTCCGCGAGGGCGACACGTACGTCCTCAACGGCGTCAAGCGCTGGATCACCAACGCGGGCGTGTCCGACTTCTACACGGTGATGGCCGTCACCGACCCCGACAAGCGCAGCAAGGGCATCTCGGCGTTCGTCGTGGAGAAGTCGGACCCCGGGGTCTCCTTCGGCGCCCCGGAGAAGAAGCTCGGCATCAAGGGCTCCCCGACCCGCGAGGTCTACCTGGACAACGTCCGCATCCCCGCCGACCGCATGATCGGCGCCGAGGGCACCGGCTTCGCCACGGCGATGAAGACCCTGGACCACACCCGCATCACCATCGCGGCCCAGGCCCTCGGCATCGCCCAGGGCGCCCTCGACTACGCCAAGGGCTATGTCAAGGAGCGCAAGCAGTTCGGCAAGCCGATCGCCGACTTCCAGGGCATCCAGTTCATGCTCGCCGACATGGCCATGAAGATCGAGGCCGCCCGCAACCTCACCTACGCGGCCGCCGCCAAGTCCGAACGGGGCGATTCCGACCTGACCTTCCAGGGTGCCGCCGCCAAGTGCTTCGCCTCGGACGTCGCCATGGAGGTCACCACGGACGCCGTCCAGCTCCTCGGCGGCTACGGCTACACCCGCGACTACCCGGTCGAGCGCATGATGCGCGACGCCAAGATCACGCAGATCTACGAGGGCACGAACCAGGTCCAGCGGATCGTGATGGCGAGGAACCTTCCGTAG